The Gammaproteobacteria bacterium genome has a segment encoding these proteins:
- a CDS encoding uracil-DNA glycosylase → MDTPVWAPKSADDAPVDAAPGGEGGAPSRRTGRPPAQDESRAATSMPPAAAAPPELEALRSKVAACTACALHSGRRQTVFGVGNPRADWMFVGEGPGEEEDRRGEPFVGRAGKLLDAMLRAMNLDRTIVYIANIVKCRPPNNRNPGLDEAAACIPYLKRQIELIAPRLIVALGAVAAQRLLETDRPVGAMRGKLHHAAHLEPPVLVTYHPAYLLRSPGQKGKAWEDLQLGMREMEALLAARNSV, encoded by the coding sequence ATGGACACGCCCGTGTGGGCGCCGAAGTCGGCGGATGACGCGCCCGTCGACGCCGCGCCGGGGGGCGAAGGCGGGGCGCCTTCGCGGAGGACGGGACGTCCTCCCGCCCAGGACGAGTCGCGCGCGGCGACCTCAATGCCGCCGGCTGCCGCAGCGCCGCCGGAACTGGAGGCGCTGCGCAGCAAGGTGGCGGCCTGCACCGCCTGCGCGCTGCATTCCGGCCGCAGGCAGACCGTTTTCGGCGTCGGCAACCCCAGGGCCGACTGGATGTTCGTGGGCGAAGGTCCCGGCGAGGAGGAGGACCGTCGCGGCGAGCCGTTCGTGGGGCGCGCCGGCAAGCTGCTCGACGCGATGCTGCGCGCGATGAACCTGGACCGGACGATCGTCTATATCGCCAACATCGTCAAGTGCCGTCCGCCCAACAACCGCAATCCCGGCCTGGACGAAGCCGCCGCCTGCATTCCCTACCTCAAGCGCCAGATCGAATTGATCGCGCCGCGGCTGATCGTGGCCCTGGGCGCGGTGGCGGCACAGCGCCTGCTCGAAACCGACCGGCCGGTCGGCGCCATGCGCGGCAAGCTGCACCACGCCGCGCACCTTGAACCGCCGGTGCTGGTCACCTACCACCCCGCCTACCTGCTGCGGTCTCCCGGGCAGAAAGGCAAGGCCTGGGAGGACCTGCAACTGGGGATGCGCGAGATGGAAGCCCTGCTGGCCGCTCGCAACTCCGTTTGA
- the wrbA gene encoding NAD(P)H:quinone oxidoreductase produces the protein MSGELKILVIYYSVKGATEALARAIGRGIEMTPGCEAVLRAAPAVAAQSGEAMPAVPESGAPFASKDDLRDCAGLALGSPTRFGAPGAPIQHFLDGLAAEWVSGLLVDKPAAVFTSSNSMHGGQEATLLSLAVPLMHHGMLITGIPYTVPELRKTTSGGSPYGASHVERTSANGLTQDEKTLAEALGRRLAHLARTLHTS, from the coding sequence ATGAGCGGCGAACTCAAGATCCTGGTTATCTATTACTCGGTCAAGGGCGCCACCGAGGCCCTGGCCCGCGCCATAGGCCGCGGCATCGAAATGACGCCCGGCTGCGAGGCCGTGCTGCGCGCCGCACCGGCGGTCGCCGCGCAGTCCGGCGAGGCCATGCCCGCCGTCCCGGAAAGCGGTGCTCCATTTGCGAGCAAGGACGATCTGCGCGACTGCGCGGGCCTGGCGCTCGGCAGCCCCACGCGATTCGGCGCCCCCGGCGCGCCGATCCAGCATTTCCTTGACGGCCTCGCGGCGGAATGGGTTTCGGGCCTGCTGGTGGACAAACCGGCCGCGGTTTTCACGTCGTCGAACAGCATGCACGGCGGCCAGGAAGCCACGCTGCTGTCGCTGGCCGTGCCGCTCATGCATCACGGCATGCTCATTACCGGAATCCCCTACACCGTTCCCGAATTGCGCAAGACCACGTCCGGCGGCTCGCCCTACGGCGCATCGCACGTCGAGCGCACCAGCGCGAACGGCCTTACGCAAGACGAGAAAACCCTCGCCGAAGCCCTCGGTCGCCGCCTCGCCCACCTCGCCCGCACCCTCCACACCTCCTGA
- a CDS encoding MFS transporter produces the protein MSAARTRRSATLRVLSGDAWRWAMYDWANSAFALIVMTSFVPLLLREHWSAGETSTEITFIWGSANSIAALLLALGAPLLGALADQGGRLRRMLAVCVVPGAICTVLLALPGAGQWTTGLSLFVLAWFGYSAANVFYDALLTEVAEPKQYDLVSAYGFALGYIGSAMLFTLCALVTVDPARFGLDSQVQAMQVSMLVVGAWWVLFSIPLLRGGRRATAAGRRPRLGAAWRQLGSTLREARSYPQLWLFLIAYFLYIDGVYTIIKMAVDFGAAINLPPSDLVFAILVTNYLGFPATLAFGFAGRRFGPRRCIYAALAVYCLVTFLASMASQVWHFYLLAAMIGLAQGGVQSLSRSMFARLAPPGKSTEMFGFYNMFGRFAAILGPILTGYTALVLDSQRLGVLAILVLLIAGFVLLTRVRETPAHG, from the coding sequence TTGAGCGCTGCCCGGACAAGACGTTCCGCTACTTTGCGGGTGCTGTCGGGCGATGCCTGGCGCTGGGCGATGTACGACTGGGCCAATTCGGCCTTCGCCCTGATCGTCATGACCTCCTTCGTCCCGCTGCTGCTGCGCGAACACTGGTCGGCTGGCGAGACGTCCACCGAAATCACGTTCATCTGGGGCTCGGCCAACAGCATCGCGGCGCTGCTGCTGGCCCTGGGCGCCCCGCTGCTGGGTGCGCTGGCGGATCAGGGCGGTCGCCTGCGCCGGATGCTGGCGGTTTGCGTGGTGCCGGGCGCAATATGCACGGTGCTGCTGGCGCTGCCGGGCGCCGGGCAATGGACGACGGGGCTTTCGCTGTTCGTTCTGGCCTGGTTCGGCTACTCCGCCGCCAATGTCTTCTACGACGCGCTGCTGACCGAGGTTGCCGAGCCGAAACAGTACGACCTGGTTTCCGCGTACGGCTTTGCGCTGGGCTACATCGGCAGCGCGATGCTCTTCACGCTGTGCGCGCTGGTCACGGTGGACCCCGCGCGCTTCGGCCTGGACTCGCAGGTGCAGGCGATGCAGGTGAGCATGCTGGTGGTGGGCGCCTGGTGGGTGCTGTTCTCGATTCCGCTGCTGCGAGGAGGCCGCCGCGCCACGGCCGCCGGCCGCCGGCCGCGCCTGGGGGCGGCCTGGCGGCAGCTCGGATCCACGCTGCGCGAGGCGCGCAGCTACCCGCAGCTCTGGCTTTTCCTGATTGCCTATTTCCTCTATATCGACGGCGTTTACACGATTATCAAGATGGCGGTGGATTTCGGCGCCGCGATCAATCTGCCGCCCTCGGACCTGGTGTTCGCGATCCTGGTAACGAACTACCTCGGGTTTCCCGCTACGCTGGCCTTCGGGTTCGCCGGGCGCCGTTTCGGTCCGCGGCGCTGCATCTACGCGGCGCTGGCGGTCTATTGCCTGGTGACCTTCCTGGCCAGCATGGCCAGCCAGGTCTGGCACTTCTACCTGCTGGCGGCGATGATCGGCCTCGCCCAGGGCGGCGTGCAGAGCCTGAGCCGGTCGATGTTCGCGCGCCTGGCCCCGCCCGGCAAGTCCACCGAAATGTTCGGCTTCTACAACATGTTCGGACGCTTCGCGGCGATCCTGGGACCGATCCTCACCGGCTACACGGCCCTGGTACTGGACAGTCAGCGACTGGGCGTGCTCGCGATCCTGGTCCTCCTGATCGCGGGCTTCGTCCTGCTGACCCGCGTCAGGGAAACGCCGGCGCATGGTTGA
- a CDS encoding phosphatidylcholine/phosphatidylserine synthase, whose amino-acid sequence MEANREKFARGRAAFRKRGIYLFPNLLTSGALFAGFYAIVAGADGNFVNAAVSLYVAMILDALDGRVARMTGTETEFGRQYDSLSDVVAFGLAPAVVVYQWGLKYMGDYGWVWDKVGWVIAFLFAVGTALRLARFTARESVGDKNFFEGLPCPAAAGFVAGFVWLAADSQWSGLPVLTLAGFVTLATAVLMCVRIAYPSFKHFAMNRRLRFTQMAAIPVCFALIALDPPRMLFTLFGVYVALGPGLLAWRLVQKNRRRVMRKAAE is encoded by the coding sequence ATGGAGGCCAACCGCGAGAAATTTGCCAGGGGCCGGGCGGCGTTCCGCAAGCGAGGCATATACCTTTTCCCCAATCTGCTTACGAGCGGTGCGTTGTTCGCCGGCTTCTACGCCATCGTGGCCGGGGCCGACGGGAACTTCGTGAACGCCGCGGTGTCGTTGTACGTGGCAATGATTCTTGACGCCCTGGACGGGCGCGTCGCCCGAATGACCGGGACCGAGACGGAATTCGGCCGCCAGTACGATTCCCTGTCCGACGTGGTCGCCTTCGGCCTGGCCCCCGCGGTAGTCGTGTACCAGTGGGGCCTGAAATACATGGGCGATTACGGCTGGGTCTGGGACAAGGTCGGCTGGGTGATCGCCTTCCTGTTCGCGGTGGGAACGGCGCTGCGGCTGGCCCGATTCACCGCCCGGGAGTCGGTAGGCGACAAGAACTTCTTCGAGGGCCTGCCGTGCCCGGCGGCGGCGGGCTTCGTGGCCGGTTTCGTGTGGCTGGCGGCCGATTCGCAATGGAGCGGCCTGCCGGTCCTTACGCTGGCCGGTTTCGTGACGCTGGCGACCGCGGTGCTGATGTGCGTGCGGATTGCTTACCCCAGCTTCAAGCATTTCGCGATGAACCGGCGCCTCCGGTTCACCCAGATGGCGGCGATTCCCGTGTGCTTCGCGCTGATCGCGCTGGACCCGCCGCGCATGCTGTTCACGCTGTTCGGCGTTTACGTGGCGCTTGGTCCGGGCCTTTTGGCCTGGCGCCTGGTGCAGAAGAACCGCCGACGGGTCATGCGCAAAGCCGCCGAGTGA
- the dapE gene encoding succinyl-diaminopimelate desuccinylase, with product MADTRNQRTLDLALELMRRPSVTPADGGCQELLAGMLEEAGFSVEHMPFGKVSNLWARHGGDSPVLCFAGHTDVVPPGPLKDWDHDPFEPELDDGWLKGRGAADMKTGIAAMVRAGIDFADEHPEHRGSLAFLITSDEEGPARDGTRRVMDTLSARDETIDWCVVGEPSCSEKLGDTLRVGRRGSLSATMTVRGEQGHVAYPALARNPIQSFAPVLADMYATPLDEGNEHFPPTGFQVVKVQADAGATNVFPGELVTRFNFRFTNQWKSEQIKQWVEDLLSRHDIEYEIEWRPAGEPFLTARGPLVETARDIVREECGIDPELSTGGGTSDGRFIALHGADVVEFGVINRTIHQVNERIRASDVEGLRRVYARIMERLLLDPDSE from the coding sequence ATGGCTGACACCCGCAACCAGCGCACGCTCGACCTCGCCCTGGAATTGATGCGGCGGCCATCGGTGACCCCTGCGGACGGGGGTTGCCAGGAACTGCTTGCCGGCATGCTGGAAGAGGCCGGTTTCAGCGTGGAGCACATGCCCTTCGGCAAGGTCTCGAACCTGTGGGCGCGTCACGGCGGCGACTCCCCGGTGCTGTGCTTCGCCGGCCATACCGACGTGGTGCCACCGGGGCCGCTGAAGGACTGGGACCATGATCCGTTCGAGCCGGAACTCGATGACGGATGGCTCAAGGGCCGTGGCGCCGCCGACATGAAGACCGGCATCGCGGCCATGGTCCGCGCCGGGATCGACTTTGCGGACGAACATCCCGAACACCGCGGCTCGCTGGCGTTTCTGATCACCAGCGACGAGGAAGGTCCGGCCAGGGACGGCACGCGCCGCGTGATGGACACGCTGAGCGCACGCGACGAGACGATCGACTGGTGCGTGGTGGGAGAGCCTTCCTGCTCGGAAAAACTCGGCGACACGCTGCGGGTCGGACGGCGCGGTTCGCTGAGCGCCACGATGACCGTGCGAGGCGAACAGGGCCATGTCGCCTATCCCGCGCTGGCGCGAAATCCCATCCAGAGCTTTGCCCCGGTGCTCGCGGACATGTACGCGACGCCGCTCGACGAGGGCAACGAGCATTTCCCGCCCACCGGCTTCCAGGTCGTCAAGGTGCAGGCCGACGCGGGGGCGACCAACGTATTCCCGGGCGAACTGGTCACGCGCTTCAACTTTCGCTTCACCAACCAGTGGAAGAGCGAGCAGATCAAGCAGTGGGTCGAGGACCTGCTGAGCCGCCACGACATCGAGTATGAGATCGAATGGCGCCCCGCCGGCGAACCCTTCCTGACCGCCCGCGGCCCGCTGGTCGAGACGGCCCGTGACATCGTGCGCGAGGAGTGCGGGATCGACCCCGAGCTTTCCACCGGCGGCGGCACCTCCGACGGGCGTTTCATCGCGCTGCACGGCGCCGACGTGGTGGAATTCGGCGTGATCAACCGCACCATCCACCAGGTCAACGAGCGCATCCGCGCCAGCGACGTCGAGGGGCTCAGGCGCGTCTACGCGCGCATCATGGAGCGGCTGCTGCTCGACCCGGATTCGGAGTAG
- a CDS encoding SDR family oxidoreductase — MTKRRIILIVLAVIAVLVLLSFRTTQYPVFEMEADAAPEGGHHVLLFGGTRNTGLEVAKILAGRGDSVTAFVRPSSDRSGLEPLGVSFAVGDALDMESVQAAFDGGDYTAVVTTVGCFSCDPRPDFLGNRNIFDAAEAAGVRRMVFVTSIGSGDSEMAAPWLARVFLREILPLKTQAEDHLMASSLDYTIIRPGALRSRPPTGKGYLSESRDAEGIINRSDLAGLIVEALDDNATTGKVLAAVDSQMSYPWDLF; from the coding sequence ATGACAAAAAGACGCATTATTCTCATAGTCCTCGCGGTGATCGCCGTTCTGGTCTTGCTCTCCTTTAGAACCACCCAGTACCCCGTCTTCGAAATGGAGGCCGACGCGGCTCCCGAGGGCGGACACCATGTCCTGCTGTTCGGCGGCACCCGGAACACCGGGCTGGAGGTCGCGAAGATCCTCGCCGGACGGGGCGACAGCGTCACGGCCTTTGTCCGCCCGTCCTCGGACCGTTCCGGACTGGAGCCGCTGGGCGTGAGCTTCGCCGTGGGCGACGCGCTGGACATGGAAAGCGTGCAGGCCGCCTTCGACGGCGGGGACTACACCGCGGTCGTCACCACGGTGGGCTGCTTCAGTTGCGATCCGCGCCCGGACTTCCTGGGCAACCGCAATATCTTCGACGCCGCCGAGGCGGCGGGCGTGCGGCGGATGGTGTTCGTGACCAGCATCGGCTCGGGCGACAGCGAGATGGCGGCCCCCTGGCTGGCCCGGGTGTTCCTGCGGGAAATACTGCCGTTGAAGACGCAGGCCGAAGACCACCTGATGGCCAGCAGCCTGGATTACACGATCATCCGTCCCGGCGCGCTGAGGTCGAGGCCGCCCACCGGCAAGGGCTACCTGAGCGAGAGCCGCGACGCGGAAGGCATCATCAACCGCAGCGACCTGGCCGGCCTGATCGTCGAGGCGCTGGACGACAACGCGACGACCGGCAAGGTGCTGGCCGCGGTCGATTCGCAGATGTCCTACCCCTGGGACCTGTTCTGA
- a CDS encoding M24 family metallopeptidase, producing MGGKQSFRETFAQGGSLLQGGPLFNRERAEKVLKQESLAGLIVAEPLNVFHLTGYWPQLGKMGFAAPSMALLSADPKKPVALVMPQFLHYYVYADANFSGDVQPWLYTHRAVSGTAIQGDYDEPAAGALHVYRDKGDVPMGELELRRRAAVEAAAERHGVSAEREFAMVKAARALDMTGGRIGVDHMAIMAMLESSPLSAAAVPADNILRKIRLVKSPREIELMRLAAQANAEAALAAAGTVREGATTQELRAAFFSEAAARGNAGVFMAIDRMITEVADFEFREGAAFFVDCVSSGWHYHGDFGRTIFLGEPARAMHDATRAMHIGWEAIRERLRPGLRYSEIPPIGHKAVRAAGLDFDIPFSPHSVGLTHTDEPGQDGRPYWVKDDLTLEPGMILSVDCPVLNTGIGGSAHLEDLSLITADSAEPIHTITDPVIVV from the coding sequence ATGGGCGGCAAGCAATCCTTCCGCGAAACCTTCGCCCAGGGCGGGTCGCTGCTCCAGGGCGGTCCCCTGTTCAACCGCGAACGCGCGGAAAAGGTACTGAAGCAGGAATCGCTTGCCGGGCTGATCGTCGCCGAGCCCCTCAACGTCTTTCACCTGACCGGCTACTGGCCGCAGCTGGGCAAGATGGGCTTCGCCGCGCCCAGCATGGCCTTGCTCTCGGCCGATCCGAAGAAGCCGGTGGCGCTGGTCATGCCCCAGTTCCTCCATTACTACGTCTACGCCGACGCCAACTTCTCCGGCGACGTCCAGCCCTGGCTCTACACCCACCGGGCCGTCAGCGGCACCGCCATCCAGGGCGATTACGACGAACCGGCGGCCGGCGCGCTGCATGTATACCGGGACAAGGGCGATGTTCCCATGGGCGAACTGGAACTGCGTCGGCGCGCGGCCGTGGAGGCGGCTGCCGAACGCCATGGCGTAAGCGCCGAACGCGAATTCGCGATGGTCAAGGCGGCCCGCGCGCTGGACATGACCGGCGGACGAATCGGCGTCGACCACATGGCGATCATGGCCATGCTCGAGTCCTCGCCGCTGTCGGCCGCCGCGGTGCCGGCGGACAATATCCTGCGCAAGATCCGCCTGGTCAAGTCGCCGCGCGAGATCGAACTGATGCGGCTGGCCGCGCAGGCCAACGCCGAGGCCGCGCTGGCCGCCGCCGGCACGGTGCGTGAGGGCGCCACCACCCAGGAACTGAGGGCGGCGTTCTTCTCCGAGGCCGCCGCCCGCGGCAACGCCGGCGTGTTCATGGCCATCGACCGGATGATCACGGAAGTGGCGGACTTCGAGTTCAGGGAAGGGGCCGCTTTCTTCGTGGACTGCGTCAGCAGCGGCTGGCACTACCACGGCGATTTCGGCCGGACCATATTCCTGGGCGAACCCGCGAGGGCGATGCACGACGCCACCCGCGCCATGCACATCGGCTGGGAAGCGATCCGCGAACGACTGCGCCCGGGACTGCGCTATTCGGAGATCCCGCCGATCGGCCATAAGGCCGTTCGCGCCGCCGGGCTGGACTTCGACATCCCGTTCTCGCCGCACAGCGTGGGACTCACCCACACCGACGAACCGGGGCAGGACGGGCGGCCCTACTGGGTCAAGGACGACCTGACGCTCGAGCCCGGGATGATCCTGAGCGTCGACTGCCCGGTCCTGAACACCGGGATCGGCGGCTCGGCCCACCTGGAGGACCTGAGCCTGATCACCGCCGACAGCGCCGAGCCCATCCACACGATCACCGACCCCGTCATCGTCGTATGA
- a CDS encoding proline--tRNA ligase gives MRLSKLPLATLRETPADAEIASHRLMLRSGMVRRLASGLFTWMPMGWRVARIVERVTREEMERIGAHEVLMPAVHPAELWRESGRWDDYGDLLLKMRDRGEREYCFGPTHEEVITDIARRELKSYRQLPVSFFQIQTKFRDEIRPRFGVMRAREFIMKDSYSFHLGEDSLRDTYGDYREAYTRVFERLGLNYRVVQADSGEIGGSRSQEFHVLADSGEDLIVWCDGDDFAANLELAPALPPEGDREAPGDAMSQAHTPGMRTMRQVASHLDRPLENCLKTLLVKAEGGGVAALVLRGDHEVNELKATALPGVAKPLQLANAQEVAQAASCPPGFVGPVNLSVTTYVDHAAGHQANFACGANRRDRHFVDVNWGRDLPEPECVDLRNAVEGDRSPGGGGGLQIARGIEVGHIFQLGDKYSRSMNAAVLDENGAEQHMQMGCYGLGVTRTVAAAIEQNHDERGIIWPEAMAPFSLVIVALNIARDEEVRATAERLYGELQSQGVEVLFDDRDASPGVKLADADLVGIPHRVVVSSRGLKQGTLEYKHRRSDEAEHLGADEAVELLAERARR, from the coding sequence ATGCGTCTTTCCAAACTGCCCCTGGCCACATTGCGCGAGACCCCGGCGGACGCCGAAATCGCCAGCCATCGCCTGATGCTGCGCTCCGGCATGGTGCGCAGGCTGGCTTCCGGGCTGTTCACGTGGATGCCCATGGGCTGGCGCGTGGCTCGCATCGTCGAGCGGGTCACGCGCGAGGAAATGGAGCGGATCGGGGCCCACGAGGTGCTGATGCCGGCCGTTCATCCGGCCGAACTGTGGCGCGAGAGCGGCCGCTGGGACGATTACGGCGACCTGCTGCTGAAGATGCGCGACCGGGGCGAGCGCGAGTACTGTTTCGGGCCCACGCACGAGGAAGTGATCACCGACATCGCGCGGCGCGAATTGAAGAGCTACCGGCAGCTGCCGGTCAGCTTCTTTCAGATCCAGACCAAGTTCCGCGACGAAATCCGCCCGCGCTTCGGCGTGATGCGGGCGCGCGAATTCATCATGAAGGACTCCTATTCCTTTCACCTCGGCGAGGATTCGCTGCGGGACACCTACGGCGACTATCGCGAAGCGTACACCCGCGTATTCGAGCGGCTGGGCCTCAACTACCGCGTGGTGCAGGCGGATTCGGGCGAGATCGGCGGCTCGCGCTCGCAGGAATTCCACGTGCTGGCCGATTCGGGCGAGGACCTGATCGTCTGGTGCGACGGCGACGATTTCGCCGCCAACCTGGAGCTGGCGCCCGCCCTTCCTCCCGAAGGCGACAGGGAGGCGCCCGGCGACGCCATGTCGCAGGCGCACACGCCGGGCATGCGCACGATGCGGCAGGTCGCGTCGCACCTCGACCGGCCACTGGAGAACTGCCTCAAGACGCTGCTGGTCAAGGCCGAGGGCGGCGGTGTGGCGGCGCTGGTGCTGCGCGGCGACCACGAGGTCAACGAACTGAAGGCGACGGCCCTGCCCGGGGTCGCCAAACCGCTGCAACTGGCCAACGCGCAGGAAGTCGCGCAGGCGGCGAGCTGCCCGCCGGGGTTCGTGGGCCCGGTCAACCTGTCCGTGACCACCTATGTGGACCACGCCGCCGGCCACCAGGCAAACTTCGCCTGCGGGGCGAACCGGCGCGACAGGCATTTCGTGGACGTCAACTGGGGGCGGGATCTGCCCGAACCCGAGTGCGTGGACCTGCGAAACGCCGTCGAGGGCGACCGCAGCCCGGGCGGCGGGGGTGGTCTGCAGATCGCCCGCGGGATCGAGGTCGGCCACATCTTCCAGCTCGGCGACAAGTACAGCCGCTCGATGAACGCCGCCGTGCTGGACGAGAACGGCGCCGAGCAGCACATGCAGATGGGCTGCTACGGGCTCGGCGTAACCCGTACGGTGGCGGCGGCAATCGAGCAGAACCACGACGAGCGGGGCATCATCTGGCCGGAAGCGATGGCGCCCTTCAGCCTCGTGATCGTGGCGCTGAACATCGCCCGCGACGAAGAGGTGCGGGCGACGGCCGAGCGGCTCTACGGGGAACTGCAATCGCAGGGCGTGGAAGTGCTGTTCGACGACCGCGACGCAAGCCCGGGCGTGAAGCTGGCGGACGCCGATCTGGTCGGCATTCCGCACCGTGTCGTGGTGAGTTCGCGCGGGCTGAAGCAGGGGACGCTGGAATACAAGCACCGCCGCTCCGACGAAGCCGAACATCTCGGCGCCGACGAAGCTGTCGAGTTGCTGGCGGAGCGCGCCAGGCGCTGA
- a CDS encoding acylphosphatase has protein sequence MSTEVCRRYIVSGRVQGVFFRASTASVAHRLGLRGRARNLPNGNVMVLALGPESKVDELAEWLRDGPPSAEVTEVQQADEPLDQWQHLPDFRTH, from the coding sequence ATGTCCACAGAGGTCTGCCGCCGCTACATCGTTTCGGGACGCGTGCAGGGCGTATTCTTCCGCGCCAGCACCGCCAGCGTCGCACACCGTCTTGGCCTGCGCGGGCGCGCCAGAAACCTCCCCAACGGCAACGTGATGGTCCTGGCCCTGGGGCCGGAATCCAAGGTGGACGAACTGGCCGAGTGGCTTCGCGATGGACCGCCGTCCGCGGAAGTAACCGAGGTTCAGCAGGCGGACGAGCCGCTGGACCAGTGGCAGCACCTCCCCGACTTCCGCACCCACTGA
- a CDS encoding NADP oxidoreductase gives MNLGFIGVGTITEAVVTGLCEAEVPGLSILLSPRSIDRSRKLSERYAALEVATDNQQVLDRSELVILAVRPQDAAAVLGALDFRRGLKVASFIATISSAEMQRQVGPAEFIGRVAPVPPVARRTGPIAMCPPNRKLADLFDPIATVIQVSDEAQLDAFFSVSALMAPYFELLESTSSWLRARGVDPVDADRYTGSLFRGIAEKSTQPTGEGFAGLVEEHATRAGINEQLRRELLAAGFYDRIQSGLDLIQARMQGRATLDDTLE, from the coding sequence ATGAACCTGGGTTTCATCGGCGTCGGCACGATTACCGAGGCAGTGGTCACGGGCCTATGCGAGGCGGAGGTCCCCGGCCTTTCGATTCTCCTGTCGCCCCGTAGCATCGATCGTTCGCGCAAGTTAAGCGAGCGCTATGCCGCCTTGGAGGTGGCCACCGACAACCAGCAGGTGCTGGACCGCTCGGAGCTGGTCATTCTCGCCGTGCGTCCGCAGGACGCCGCAGCCGTACTCGGCGCGCTCGACTTCCGGCGGGGCCTCAAGGTCGCAAGCTTTATCGCAACGATCAGTTCCGCGGAGATGCAGCGGCAGGTCGGGCCTGCGGAGTTCATCGGCCGGGTGGCGCCGGTTCCTCCCGTGGCGCGGCGCACCGGCCCCATTGCGATGTGTCCGCCGAACCGGAAGCTGGCCGACTTGTTCGACCCCATTGCGACGGTGATCCAGGTGTCCGACGAGGCGCAGCTCGATGCGTTCTTCTCGGTATCGGCGCTGATGGCGCCCTATTTCGAGCTGCTTGAGTCCACTTCGTCGTGGCTGCGCGCCAGGGGCGTCGATCCGGTGGACGCGGACCGCTATACCGGCTCGCTGTTTCGCGGCATCGCGGAGAAATCGACCCAGCCGACGGGCGAGGGTTTCGCCGGCCTGGTCGAGGAGCACGCGACCCGCGCCGGAATCAACGAGCAACTCCGACGCGAGTTACTCGCCGCCGGCTTCTACGACCGGATCCAGTCCGGCCTCGACCTCATACAGGCGCGGATGCAGGGCCGCGCCACGCTGGACGACACTCTCGAGTAA
- the dapD gene encoding 2,3,4,5-tetrahydropyridine-2,6-dicarboxylate N-succinyltransferase gives MQDLRNIIEAAYEKRADLAPDSAPGELRAAIDEAIGLLDRGEARVAEPTDDGWQVNEWLKKAVLLYFAVTPNREIPGGHTHYFDKVPLKFSGGDIESSGVRVVPDAQARRGAYIAPGVVLMPSYVNIGAYVDSGTLVDTWATVGSCAQIGKNVHLSGGAGIGGVLEPLQATPTIIEDDCFIGARSEIVEGVIVERGAVIAMGVYIGQSTRIYDRARDEVHYGRVPAGSVVVPGSLPDGKSRAHLYCAIIVKQVDERTRRRTSLNELLRDG, from the coding sequence GTGCAAGACCTGCGCAACATCATCGAAGCCGCGTACGAAAAGCGTGCGGATCTCGCGCCCGACAGCGCGCCCGGCGAACTGCGCGCGGCCATCGACGAGGCAATCGGCCTGCTCGACCGCGGCGAGGCGCGCGTGGCCGAGCCCACCGATGACGGGTGGCAGGTCAACGAGTGGCTCAAGAAGGCCGTGCTCCTTTATTTCGCGGTGACGCCCAACCGCGAGATCCCCGGCGGCCATACGCATTACTTCGACAAGGTCCCGCTGAAATTCTCCGGCGGCGACATCGAGTCGTCCGGCGTGCGCGTGGTGCCCGACGCGCAGGCCCGGCGAGGCGCCTACATCGCGCCCGGCGTCGTGCTGATGCCCAGCTACGTGAACATCGGCGCCTACGTGGACAGCGGCACGCTGGTCGACACCTGGGCCACGGTGGGAAGCTGCGCCCAGATCGGCAAGAACGTGCACCTTTCCGGAGGAGCGGGCATCGGCGGGGTGCTGGAGCCGCTGCAGGCCACGCCCACCATCATCGAGGACGACTGCTTCATCGGCGCGCGCTCCGAAATCGTGGAGGGCGTGATCGTGGAGCGCGGCGCGGTCATCGCGATGGGCGTGTATATCGGGCAGAGCACCCGCATCTACGACCGGGCCCGCGACGAGGTCCACTACGGCCGCGTGCCCGCCGGCTCGGTCGTCGTGCCGGGCAGTCTTCCCGACGGCAAGAGCCGGGCGCATCTTTACTGCGCCATCATCGTCAAGCAGGTGGACGAACGAACCCGCCGACGCACTTCATTGAACGAGTTGTTGCGCGATGGCTGA